The following proteins are encoded in a genomic region of Tachysurus fulvidraco isolate hzauxx_2018 chromosome 22, HZAU_PFXX_2.0, whole genome shotgun sequence:
- the ptger4c gene encoding prostaglandin E receptor 4 (subtype EP4) c: MTDSVLSAHANGSAVFLTPATASPTPTTTPRVLRLDSRSLVISATMFAVGVLGNLVAVAVLCVSKREQKETTFYTLVCGMAVTDLLGTCFTSPVVIATYVVGRWPGGAPLCHFFSFSMLFFGSAGMSILCAMAVERYLAISHAFFYSQHVDRTVARLALLAVYVVNGVLCAMPSFGFGRHTKHLPGTWCFLDWRALDPRGAAYSFLYGGFVLVLIAVTVLCNCAVCRSLVGMNKKTRVVAAAARAEAHTGHPGSRRAFSKLPAVASAAEIQMFWLLIFMTIVFLVCSIPLVVRIFVNQLYGPGYIAAGVQPDYRSDLLAIRFASFNPILDPWVYILCRKNLFSKCCEWIKCTIVLSRESPARRSGWVLGQNSPPSLVHSNATSYASLHATSCRNTVGKLSIINAKSYVDLSVRQAWDLDTALDDFHPFSVQQSPVLGSESETASGCETMPVKTPGCIQLTPTSCSKVHEHKSLIVTCTFSTPSSCLSEKY, translated from the exons ATGACAGACTCGGTGCTGAGCGCGCATGCAAACGGGTCGGCGGTGTTTCTGACTCCTGCGACGGCGTCCCCGACGCCTACGACAACGCCACGCGTTTTGCGCTTGGACTCTCGTTCGCTCGTTATCTCGGCGACCATGTTTGCAGTAGGAGTTCTCGGTAACCTGGTGGCCGTGGCGGTTTTGTGCGTGTCCAAGAGGGAACAAAAGGAGACTACGTTTTACACGCTGGTGTGCGGTATGGCGGTGACGGACCTCCTGGGGACTTGCTTCACCAGCCCCGTGGTGATCGCGACGTACGTCGTGGGTCGGTGGCCAGGCGGCGCGCCGCTCTGCcacttcttctctttctccatgCTGTTTTTCGGCTCGGCAGGAATGTCCATCTTGTGCGCAATGGCCGTGGAGCGGTACCTCGCGATCAGTCACGCGTTTTTCTACTCGCAGCACGTGGACCGTACGGTGGCGCGTCTCGCCTTGCTAGCGGTTTACGTGGTGAACGGTGTGCTGTGCGCGATGCCCAGTTTCGGCTTCGGCCGGCACACCAAGCACTTACCTGGGACGTGGTGCTTCTTGGACTGGCGCGCGTTGGACCCGCGGGGAGCCGCGTACTCGTTCCTGTACGGCGGCTTCGTGCTGGTGCTGATCGCagtcactgtgctgtgcaaCTGCGCCGTGTGTCGTTCGCTGGTCGGCATGAACAAGAAGACGCGCGTCGTCGCCGCAGCAGCCAGAGCCGAGGCGCACACGGGACACCCAGGATCCAGACGCGCCTTCAGCAAACTGCCCGCGGTCGCCTCGGCGGCTGAGATCCAGATGTTCTGGCTTCTGATTTTCATGACCATCGTCTTCCTGGTCTGTTCAATCCCTCTTGTG GTTCGTATCTTTGTCAACCAGCTATATGGCCCTGGGTATATCGCTGCAGGTGTGCAGCCAGACTACCGCAGCGATCTTCTCGCCATACGGTTTGCGTCCTTCAACCCGATCCTGGACCCGTGGGTGTACATCCTGTGCAGGAAGAACCTGTTTAGCAAATGCTGCGAGTGGATCAAGTGCACCATAGTCCTGAGCAGAGAGAGTCCTGCACGGAGATCAGGCTGGGTCTTGGGGCAGAACTCACCTCCATCCCTCGTTCACAGCAATGCCACCAGTTACGCTTCGCTGCATGCAACCTCATGCAGAAACACTGTGGGAAAACTGAGCATCATCAATGCAAAATCCTATGTTGACTTGAGTGTGCGTCAGGCCTGGGACCTGGACACGGCGCTGGACGACTTTCATCCGTTCAGTGTGCAGCAGAGTCCAGTTCTGGGCTCAGAAAGTGAAACAGCATCCGGATGTGAAACGATGCCTGTAAAGACACCCGGATGCATCCAGTTGACGCCGACGTCCTGCTCAAAAGTGCATGAACATAAATCCCTGATTGTCACGTGTACCTTCAGCACACCGAGTTCCTGTCTGTCTGAGAAGTACTga